TTTTACTTAGGGAAACGTGGGGGGTAAGGGGTGGGAAGCATCACATGCTCTTTTTCTTCAGGGCTCTGGCTCATTCAACTCTTTCATTTTAGAGGTTCCCCTGTCTGTAGTGAAGGTCTACACTACAAAGTCACTTTCCTTTGCTCTCGCTCTAATAGTCTCAGATATACATCTAGCCGTAAATTTAGGGGCTCAAACATAGGTGGCTGGGGTAACAGGGtgaatagggaaaaaagaaaggagcacTGAGGTGGCATGAGGTTGTTGGAGGATGTGATGATTTGGAACAGGTGCCTGGTGGGAGTAACATGGAGATCATGTTACCATGACAACTGATTATTTCATTGGTCCAATGACCAGTTGCCATGGTGACAAAATCTTTGTGTCAGTGTGACATGGATCCCAAGGGAGAAGATGCTTGTGCAAAGGACCCTTTGCTCATTGGTAAAGCTTTTATATTTGCAATAATTCCTGCATTGCTTGATGAAACCTCCCCCAGGAACTTCAATCAACATTGAtggcccccctcctccttcctgttcaTTTATAGCAACCACCGCTTGCAAACTGCACACGTTTTCCTTGTTCGTGTTCTATAAGTGTTTTCTTGTCTGACAGTCTTTAATTATTTCAGCAATTTATCTCTTTCTCCTACATAGGTGTAATCCTGTTGAAGGCAGGGATCATTCTTATAATTCAGTGTGTTTTCAAAGGACTGGGGGTAATTGGAAAAAATTGGCCCTTTAGGCCAGATTCGTGTGTACATACCACCCCTGCTTCTGCCATTGGCCAATTGTGTGGCCTTAGGAAagtcattttctcttcctgagatttagttttcttctctaaaatggggataataaaacgTGCATTGCAGGGTTGTTGTGATGATTACTGATAACCTAAATGAAGTAGCTGGGCTGCAGTCGGGGCTCAGTAAATAGTCCTGATTATTATAACATGCCGCCCAGCCCAGTCCTGGATGCCGTGAGTAGCACTCAGTAATACCTGATGAATAAGACGACAAGGATGACAGATGATAGGATAACGGTAGGACGAGATTTAATCTCCTGGGTCCTTAAAGATCACTTGTCCTGTGATGGCCCAACTATACCTCAGttgcttgattctttttttttttttcagctgaaaGTTCTCACATTTATTACTGAACCGACCTACTGGTGTAGAGGCATtgtaacagagaaaaatcatttccCTGATAAAACATGTCTATTGGCCAGGTGGGAGGGATGTTTACGGACAGATAGGATAGGAACACATGATCTTCCTGCAGCTTAAATATGTGTGCCAATTAGGTGTGTCATTTCATGATGTGTGATGCCTTATAGACCCAGCTTGGTTCTTCTCCAGTGCCTCCTCTTGGAATTGTACCTGATTTTATTACCAGTTTTCACCCGAATCCACTGGGGAATGGGATGATTCTGCTCTTGTTTCATGGCCAGGAATCGCTTGATTCCAAATGTCTTGTGAGAAGACATGGCAAAGATCAGTGGGCCATACACACCAGGATGGCGGTGGAAAGGGGCAAGCGCGGCTGCCATTCTTAACGTGCAGTCCAAGGTATGCTGATTTTAACTTCTCAGGAGAAAAcctttttaagtatttcattagaaaaaggagaggagagataaCCAGATATTTTGTGCCTCCTTGATAGAAGAACATACTACCAGTGAAGTAGTtgtgccaaaaaagaaaaaaaaaagtcacacatgAATATGTCATTCAGCCTCTAGACCCAACTGCGGATTTGTAGGAAACACAGGGCAGAGCACATGTTAAAAAACCACCACAGGGAAGCAATCAACGAGATCCAGATTGTGAGAAATACTACAGGAAAAATAGTGTAGTTTCCTCAATAAACacattgcaagaaaaaaagagggagaaggaatttataaatttaaaaaagatttaagggACAGATCATCCAATTTCCATTTGTGGCTATTACTTGAGCCTTGagtcaaacaaaaaaaattttaagaaattcataAGCGGTTAGGAAATCTAAATACTGACAGGATGGATCAAaggtctggttttttttttaagatttatttatttatttgtcagagagagcaggagagcactgctgagtaaggagcccaacgtggggctcgaccccaggaccctgggatcatgccctgagccacaggcagacgcttaactgactgagccacccaggcatcccaaagatCTGTCTTCTTCTATGTcttcatatatgtattttctgaCTTCAGAAATTCCCATTAATTTTTAGGTAAGATAATGGTATGATGTGTTAAAACAGCAGTTCTTATTTTTTGGAGATTCCCTTTTAAGATATGTGTGCGTTGATGAAGTATGGtatctggaatttgctttaaagTCACacagaaggggcaaagggagggtgAAGGTAGGGATCTAGAGGAAACAGGGTGGATACTACTTGATTCCTGTCGAAGCTGGGTGATGCGGAGGGTTGTGTATTATTTGTCCGTTTGCATATGTTTGAAGTTTTCCACAGAAAATAGTTTGAAGAGGTTAAGGAATCATATTGAAAACAGTAAGTccgggggcatctgggtggcgcagttgcttgggtgcctgactcttggttttggctcaggttgggatctcggggtggtgagattgagccccgtgtcaggcttcacgctcagtgtggagtctgcttgagattctctctccctgtacccctcccgctcatgctctctctccttctctctctgaaataaataagtaaatcaatcttaaaaaaacccagtaaGTCCATTTATCCAATACTGGATGCATAGCAAAGACGTTTAGATGTAAAGAAATGCAGAATATTCCTTACTACAGTGTTGGACAACTGCACCATGTTGgttcaatgaataaattaatgtataTCTCCCCTAGGTGGCCCTCCATACTGAGGTTTCTACATTGTgcacagaaataatattttttctatttcaaattacAATTAGTATCTTTTATATGTTGTAGGTTAAATTCCTTGAAAAAACAGACTCTGATAGGGAGTTTGCGGGAAgaagtttttttggggggtgaagTGTCCTTTTGTGATCAGTTCTAGCGGGGGAGTGAAGTCAAGAAGAATGGGCAGAAGAAGGAGTTGACCTGTGATACTGTTGCCGAAGGAGCAACTCCTAAGAGCTCAGGAGATGGAAGGCCTTTCAAATACGTACAGCCTGGAGCACTGGGGCCAGGCCTTTGCTCTTGAAatcaccctcctgcctcccttgcccTGACAAACCTGAACTAATCCTTCAAGGCTGATCTCAAATGTTTCTGTGTCTGCACACTTTTCTTAAAACATCCACTgtcatgttgctgtccagttttcccagcaccatttgttgaagagatattctctttctcattgcatattctttcctgctttgtcggaggttaattgaccatataattgtgggttcatttctgggttttctatgctgttccactgatctatttttgtgccagttccatactgttttgatcattatagttttgtaatataacttaaagtccagaattgtgatgcctccagctttttctttttcaaggttgctttggctatctggggtcttttgtggttccatacaaattttaggattgcttgttctagctctgtaaaaaatgctgtcggtattttgatagggtttgcattaaatgtgtagattgctttgggtagtatagatgtTTTAACccttttcttacaccatacccaaaaataaaatcaaaatggattaaagacctaaatgtgagacctgaaaccataaagatcctagaagagagcacaggcagtaacttctttgacatcagctatagcaattctttctagataggtctcctttttttttttttaaagattttatttttaaataatctctatagccaacgtggggctcgaactcacaaccctgagatcaagagttgcatgctccactgatcGAGCTGGCCAGGCACCCTTCTAGTTGTGTCTCCTTAggcatggaaaacaaaataaaaaataaactattgggacttcatcaaaataaaaagcttctgcacagggaaggaaaccagcaacaaaactaaaaggcaacctacagaatgggagaagatatttgcaaatgacgtacctgataaagggttagtatccaaaatatataaagagcttataaaatCGAAAACCCCCTAAATgtataatccagttaaaaaatgggcagaagacacgaagagacatttttccaaagacgacatccagatggccaatagactcatgaaaagatgctcaacatcactcatcatcagggaaacgcaagtcaaaactacaattagatatcacctcacacctgtcagaatagctaaaattagcaacacaagaaacaaaggtgttggcaagaatgtggagaaaggggaaccccatTATATTGTTGATGGGAatccaaactggtgcagccactctggaaaacaatatagagtttcctcagaaagttaaaaatagaactaccctatgatccagcaattgcactacaaggtatttacccaaagaatataaaaatactaaatcaaagggatatatgcacactgatgtttatagtagcattatttacaacagccaaaattctggaaacaacccaagtatgcACTGACTGGggaatggatcaagaagatgtgatgtatacgtacaatggaatattactcagccatcaaaaaggcatgacctcttgccatttgcaacaacatggatggagctagagagtattatgctaagtgaaatgagtcagagaaagataaatactgtgtgatttcactgatatgtagaatttaagaaacaaaacaaacaagcaaaggggaagaaaaagtgagagaggcaaaccaagaaacagactcttaactatagagaacaaactggttaccagaggggaggtggggggggggatgggggaaataggtgatggggattgaggagggcacttgtcgtgatgagcactgggtgatgtatggaagtgctgaatcaccatactgtatgcctgaaactaatattacactgtatgttaactaactggaattcaaataaaaatttaaaaataaaatccaccccCAGTCCGATCAGCTTTCTTCTTCCACTCTCCTTCCTCTATGAACCCTATGGGGAACAGAAAGAGCTCACATTTATAACACTTAGGATCTAAGCACCGTGTTAAACTCTCTACAAGTGCATTGTTTCAGTTAACTCACAACTATCTATgcagtaggtactattattatacccatttacggatgaagaaattgaggctcagagagattaaccGATTTGCCCAACCAAAGTCATTGAGCTActgagtggcagggctgggatttcaCCCCAGGCGAGGGAGCCCCTACTCCCTTATCACCAGCGCTTACTTACCACGACCAGAGTCACTGAATCACTATTATGCTGTGCTGCCCCCTAGCTCTTGTTTTGATCTTTGTACTCCAAACCCTGAGCACAGGACCCAGCCTAGAGTCAGCATTGAATaagtgtttactgaatgaatggacAGCCATCACAGCCGTATTtctaataaatttcattttagacACAGATCAAATCCAGATGCAATTTACAGGCACAAGGATGACAAATGTATTTCATGGTAGCAAGGAACAACAAACCCCACTAGAAGGGTTGAGCTTGGCTCTCCTTAACATGGCAGAAAAAGCAATTGGATAGAGACAGTGGGACTAGCAGGCCACAAATTAACTGCTAagttgttgaaaaggaaaaactatgctTACGTAACTAAACATAAACTTTGTGGGTCTGTGCGTACATGCATGTGTATGCAGACATTGTGCCATCTCTTGCTTTGAGAATCATTGCCAAAAAAAccattccagggcgcctgggtggctcagtcggttaagtgtctgctttcagctcaggtcatgatcccagtgtcctgggatcgaaccccacaccacatcaggagtctgcttccccccctccctctgtgcactgcccctccccccaaacactcatcgtctctttctctcaagtaaataaaatctttaaaaaaaaatgccatattCATTCTGTGCTGAACATTGGGAGTCAACCATAGATGGATCACGAAttcagattaaatgagattaaatcAAGTTCATGAGTCAggaagtaatcaaaacagttaCTCAAAAGTAGAgatggggggggtgcctggctggctcagtcggtatgagtttgagccccacgttgggtatagagattacttatcAAAAAAAAGTAGAGATGAGAACCTATAATGAAAGGTGAAAGATATAGGAATTACAGATAAGTTTCCTCTATACAGAAAAACCACTCTTctccatttccagtaaaatgtcAGAATCTGAGAAAACATATTTAGACAATCAATGTGGGGTATTAGCAAAAGGAAAGATTTCAAAGTCGTTAAGACTGAGACTCAAGTTTTTACATTGTCATTCACTAGCAATGTGACCTCaattttctttgtctgtaaagtggggacaatGATCTCCAACTTAGCATCATTATAGCGATTTAGTAAGGCCAACTAttacttcctttcccactccctatGCCTGACAGGGAGCCATTGTTCCCTCCTCTGAACTTCTATAGACACGAACACTTTGCCAGTCTTGTTTCATAGATCtcccacacatttttttcctggagtatttaagagcaaatcccagacattatttaaatatttcagttgcaaggatttctgttgtttgtttgtttgtttatttatttaccaaaagACCCCACTGTAGTCTCctggtaaaaaaataaagaatcctgggcacctggggggctcagtgggttaagtgtccaactcaggtcatgatctcagggttgtgggatcaaaccctgtgtggaacctgcttaggattccctctcttcctctccctctgcccctcccccctgcactctctctctctaaaagagaaaggaaggaaggaaggaaggaaggaaggaaggaaggaaggaaggaaggaaggaaagaaagaatctttttgCACATGTTATTCAGTTTGGTTAATCCAATAGGTTCACGGGATCGctcttcatttctctgctttgCATTAGCCCTTTGAATATTCCAATTATGCCCAGATACTGTTATATTTCAGAATTAGATGTATATCATATTTGCAGTGTCTTAACTTTTtaagtgaataataataataacagattGAATCTCTTCCTGGTTTTGAAGGACTGATCCACAGATTTGGGCAGTCCTAATTCGTTTTCAGGACTTTCTTCGGTGCTTGCTTCGAGGATGTTCCAAGGAAAGTTTTCCGGTTGCTGCTCTGTACCCTTTGGAGATGCCTCAGGGCCCTGCACCTTTGTCTGAGTTTGACCCTCGCCTGTATATTCTCTTAGTCCGGTCCCATTAAAAAATTGATCCACAGTGCACTTCAAGCTAGTTTCCTCATTGCCAAGTCCCCTGGGCTCTTCAGGGTTTATACTCTTTGTAATTTACTCAGGGAGGTTTGTGTGCCTTTACTGAGTACCTACGATACTCCAGCCCCGCAGATGCTAATGTTCgagatactttttatttctgtggcatttcaaataaatgaaatgcatatAAATTTGCTAATAATATTACCATaaatatgacacctaaagcaaaaacaacaaataaaccagtgggactacatcaaactaaaaagcttctgcacagcaaaggaaaccatcaacaaagtgaaaagaaaacctcCAGAGTGGGAAAAaacaatatttgcaaaccatatatctgataaggggataatatccaaaatatataaagaactcacacaagtcAGTAGCAAAAACCACAAGCCAATTAGAAAATGTGCAGAGGACCTGAGtagcatttctccaaagaagacatatgaaagggcaacaggtatatgaaaagatgctcaacatcactagtcatttgggaaatgcaaactaGAACCACAGTGACGTATCTCCTCACATCGGTCAGAGCGGCCATcatcaaaaaggcaagagataaATGCTGGcgtggatatggagaaaagggaaccctgtgcaCCACTGGTGGGACTGTAAACCGGCAcagccagtatggaaaacagtatggagaatccccaaaaaattaaaaatagaactactatactATCCAGCAATTACATTTCTGggaatatatacaaagaaaacaaaaacactaattcaaaagatatCTGCaaccccatgtttatagcagcattacttacaatagccaagatatggaaacaacctaactgtccaCTGATGGATGTATGGATAGAGAAGTGGTGgtatagggggcacctggctggctcagtcggtagagcatgtgactcttgatctcagggttgagagttcgagccccatgttgggtgtagagcttacttaagaaaaaaacaaaaaagaagctggggtatatatacatacaatgggatattattcagccataaaaaaacaaggaaatcctaccatttgggAAAACATGgctggaccttgaaggcattatggtaagtgaaatgagtcagaccaagaaagacaaatcctgtatgatctcacttttatgtggaatttaaaaatgaaacagaactcATAGAGAAAGATCAGCCTTATTGCTAACAGAgacagagggtggagggagggggaatgggaggaaGGTGGcccaaaggtac
The nucleotide sequence above comes from Ursus arctos isolate Adak ecotype North America unplaced genomic scaffold, UrsArc2.0 scaffold_12, whole genome shotgun sequence. Encoded proteins:
- the LOC123001017 gene encoding 60S ribosomal protein L39-like, with product MSSHKTFGIKRFLAMKQEQNHPIPQWIRVKTGNKIRYNSKRRHWRRTKLGL